In Syntrophaceae bacterium, one genomic interval encodes:
- a CDS encoding Zn-ribbon domain-containing OB-fold protein: MENKTEYKPFEVDQHLTAHGNYWAGKAGSRFFTTLRDRKKLLGSPCKTCNKVFWPPRSVCTFCFGELKDAVEIGPLGTVETFTLVTYSEPIQPRPAPFIYAVIRLDGADTGMAHFLDEVEFGKVHIGMRVQPVFAKDRKGNILDIQYFKPL; encoded by the coding sequence ATGGAAAACAAGACGGAATACAAACCCTTCGAAGTGGACCAGCACCTGACGGCCCACGGAAACTACTGGGCCGGCAAGGCGGGGAGTCGTTTTTTCACAACCCTCCGGGACCGGAAAAAGCTTCTCGGGTCGCCCTGCAAGACCTGCAACAAGGTCTTCTGGCCCCCCCGGTCCGTGTGCACGTTCTGCTTCGGCGAGCTGAAAGACGCGGTCGAGATCGGCCCCCTGGGGACCGTGGAGACCTTCACCCTCGTGACCTACTCCGAGCCGATCCAGCCGCGGCCGGCACCGTTCATCTACGCCGTGATCCGGCTCGACGGCGCCGACACGGGCATGGCCCATTTCCTCGACGAGGTCGAGTTCGGCAAGGTCCACATCGGCATGCGGGTGCAACCCGTATTCGCAAAAGACCGCAAGGGAAACATCCTCGACATTCAATACTTCAAACCCCTCTGA
- a CDS encoding thiolase family protein translates to MKRNVAIIGGGQTYHAARRHDVDQAEMVNEAVRAALKDARMTMDEIDLVILGNMEFFEGVHLTDCWLVHGTGAYGKQGVKITTGGTVGATAVCAGAHHVASGLFDKVLCIGFEKQEEGDTGAILSGVANPLWGRSMAGAAVGYFAMMGSSYIANWGATEEHSAMVAVKARQNARKNKYAHLKLDITIEDALNSRMLAWPIRMLDMCPASNGACAMILADEKTAKSRCKKPVWIRAMETAHNEQFELDWRDVKTKRLIFSRACAGRLYRKLGVDDPAKYFDVFEIYEPATWAELIWYEDLGLCGPGEGFRLIEQGKTNIDGPIPVNPSGGVLSTNCIGASAMLRVWEAALQIRGDAGEHQVPRDVRRAMTTAYGGTNWTVMTALSKTLED, encoded by the coding sequence ATGAAACGAAATGTAGCCATCATCGGCGGCGGCCAGACCTACCATGCAGCGCGCCGCCACGATGTGGACCAGGCGGAAATGGTCAACGAGGCGGTCCGCGCCGCACTGAAGGACGCCCGCATGACCATGGACGAGATCGACCTGGTCATCCTGGGAAATATGGAGTTCTTCGAAGGCGTCCACCTGACGGACTGCTGGCTCGTCCACGGGACGGGAGCCTACGGCAAGCAGGGCGTCAAGATCACCACGGGCGGGACCGTGGGCGCCACGGCGGTCTGCGCCGGGGCCCACCATGTAGCCAGCGGCCTCTTCGACAAGGTCCTCTGCATCGGCTTCGAGAAGCAGGAGGAAGGCGATACGGGCGCCATCCTGAGCGGCGTCGCCAATCCCCTCTGGGGCCGCTCCATGGCCGGTGCGGCCGTGGGCTACTTCGCCATGATGGGGTCTTCCTACATCGCCAACTGGGGCGCCACGGAGGAGCACTCCGCCATGGTGGCCGTCAAGGCCAGACAGAATGCACGGAAGAACAAGTATGCCCATCTGAAGCTCGACATCACCATCGAGGACGCCCTCAATTCCCGGATGCTGGCCTGGCCCATCCGCATGCTCGACATGTGCCCCGCCTCCAACGGCGCCTGTGCCATGATCCTGGCGGACGAGAAGACGGCGAAGTCCCGGTGCAAGAAGCCCGTCTGGATCCGGGCCATGGAAACAGCCCACAACGAGCAGTTCGAGCTCGACTGGCGTGACGTGAAGACGAAGCGCCTGATCTTCTCCAGGGCCTGCGCCGGAAGGCTCTACCGGAAACTCGGGGTGGACGACCCGGCGAAGTACTTCGACGTGTTCGAGATCTACGAGCCGGCGACCTGGGCGGAGCTGATCTGGTACGAGGACCTGGGTCTCTGCGGACCCGGCGAGGGCTTCCGGCTGATCGAACAGGGCAAGACGAACATCGACGGACCGATTCCCGTCAATCCCTCCGGCGGCGTCCTCTCGACGAACTGCATCGGCGCTTCCGCCATGCTCCGCGTCTGGGAGGCGGCCCTGCAGATCCGGGGAGACGCCGGGGAACATCAGGTGCCCAGGGACGTGCGCCGGGCCATGACGACGGCCTACGGCGGCACGAACTGGACGGTCATGACCGCCCTGTCCAAGACGCTGGAAGATTAA
- a CDS encoding Zn-ribbon domain-containing OB-fold protein encodes MATKDKEWISIPMTVDVPYRFAAGGYMTKCLTELRDNGKIFAVECPKCKRVQLPPRVVCAECHVKNEKWVELPHEGTLMNFTIMYLPLTDPTTGKPHEPPFVYGSVRLDGATSVLDHMVEVEPDMDKVWVGMRCRLVLRPKEERIGDLSDIRYIEPLPGQKKPQTKSR; translated from the coding sequence ATGGCGACAAAAGACAAAGAATGGATCTCCATCCCCATGACGGTGGATGTGCCATACCGATTCGCGGCGGGGGGGTACATGACCAAGTGCCTGACGGAGCTCCGGGACAACGGAAAGATTTTCGCGGTCGAGTGCCCGAAGTGCAAGCGGGTCCAGTTGCCGCCGCGGGTCGTCTGCGCGGAATGCCACGTGAAAAATGAAAAGTGGGTCGAGCTGCCCCACGAGGGGACCCTGATGAACTTCACCATCATGTACCTTCCCCTGACGGACCCCACCACCGGCAAGCCCCATGAGCCTCCCTTCGTCTACGGCTCCGTCCGGCTGGACGGCGCCACGTCGGTCCTGGACCACATGGTGGAGGTCGAGCCCGACATGGACAAGGTCTGGGTGGGCATGCGCTGCCGGCTGGTCCTCCGCCCGAAGGAAGAGCGGATCGGCGACCTGAGCGACATCCGCTACATCGAGCCCCTGCCGGGGCAGAAGAAGCCCCAAACGAAATCGCGATGA